One window of the Arthrobacter sp. D5-1 genome contains the following:
- a CDS encoding glycoside hydrolase family 16 protein: MKRRLMPLTMLVAGLTLAAAVIAPEPSAMAAAGMPAPGALVWSDEFNGSAGTAPDPGKWSYDTGGSGWGNGELQYYTSSPRNAAADGRGNMAITARKENPAGYQCHYGSCQYTSARLLTAGKFSRTQGRFEARLKLPQGQGMWPAFWMLGNNVFTDGWPASGELDVMENVGKEPGTVWGSIHGPGYSGANSSNDSYTVTNGKALGDAFHTFTVDWGPESITWYIDGTPYSRKTKATTPGPWVFDHNFFLLLNLAVGGYWPGAPDAGTAFPQSLLVDYVRVYELAAPPSPPASAAGTRIQGYAGKCIDVAGRQAVDGAQLQLWDCDTAASEQWTFAADGTIRSLGKCMDVAWGSTSNGARIQLTGCNGNAAQKFVLNNAGDLVNPQANKCVDVADWNPSNGARLQLWDCAGSANQKWWRMA; encoded by the coding sequence ATGAAGCGAAGACTCATGCCCCTGACGATGCTCGTCGCCGGCCTGACCCTCGCAGCTGCTGTCATAGCTCCGGAGCCGTCCGCAATGGCCGCCGCGGGCATGCCGGCCCCGGGTGCGCTGGTGTGGAGTGACGAGTTCAACGGTTCTGCCGGAACCGCGCCGGACCCCGGAAAATGGTCCTACGACACTGGAGGATCCGGCTGGGGCAACGGCGAACTTCAGTACTACACATCCAGCCCCAGGAATGCCGCAGCAGACGGCAGGGGAAACATGGCCATCACGGCACGCAAGGAGAATCCTGCCGGCTACCAGTGCCATTACGGCTCATGCCAATACACGTCCGCACGCCTCCTCACCGCCGGAAAATTCAGCCGGACGCAAGGTCGGTTCGAAGCCAGGCTCAAATTACCTCAAGGGCAAGGTATGTGGCCCGCATTCTGGATGCTGGGCAACAACGTCTTCACCGACGGTTGGCCAGCCAGCGGGGAACTGGACGTCATGGAAAACGTCGGCAAGGAACCCGGAACCGTGTGGGGAAGCATCCACGGCCCTGGCTACTCGGGCGCGAACTCGTCCAACGACAGCTACACCGTAACCAACGGCAAAGCACTGGGCGACGCGTTCCATACATTCACTGTGGACTGGGGGCCCGAATCCATCACGTGGTACATCGACGGCACTCCTTACTCACGGAAAACCAAAGCCACGACTCCGGGCCCTTGGGTCTTCGATCACAACTTCTTCCTCCTGCTGAACCTGGCCGTCGGCGGCTACTGGCCCGGAGCTCCGGACGCAGGCACAGCGTTTCCGCAGTCCCTCCTGGTCGATTACGTCCGGGTCTATGAACTCGCTGCCCCTCCGTCACCACCTGCAAGCGCGGCCGGAACCCGGATCCAGGGCTACGCGGGCAAGTGCATCGACGTCGCCGGGAGGCAAGCCGTGGACGGTGCTCAACTTCAGCTATGGGACTGCGACACAGCAGCCTCGGAGCAGTGGACTTTCGCCGCCGACGGCACCATCCGCTCACTGGGCAAATGCATGGATGTCGCCTGGGGATCCACATCCAACGGCGCACGCATTCAACTCACCGGGTGCAACGGCAACGCGGCGCAGAAGTTCGTCCTGAACAACGCCGGAGACCTGGTTAATCCACAGGCCAATAAGTGTGTTGACGTCGCCGATTGGAATCCATCCAACGGTGCACGGCTGCAATTATGGGATTGCGCCGGGTCCGCCAACCAGAAGTGGTGGCGGATGGCGTAG
- a CDS encoding Fpg/Nei family DNA glycosylase — translation MPEGDSIWRAASRLNEALAGQTITASDFRVPRFATLNLAGWTMTEVVPRGKHLLMRLTGPVDEAPGASKRPRALTIHSHLKMEGNWMIYPPGGRWTKPGHTARCVLRTATADAVGFSLGILEVVPTAEEDKIVGHLGPDLLGPDWNEDEALRRLRAEPDVTVGFALLDQRKLAGIGNIYRCEACYLSGIHPALPVGEVPDLAKTVNDAKRLLGENLGPGRRTTLGPRALRPGYWVYGRERQPCRRCGATVRRGLLAGPDGTEERDIYFCPRCQPAP, via the coding sequence GTGCCTGAGGGTGATTCCATTTGGCGCGCTGCGTCGCGGCTGAACGAGGCCTTGGCCGGACAAACCATCACGGCCTCCGACTTCCGTGTGCCACGCTTCGCCACCCTGAACCTCGCAGGCTGGACCATGACCGAGGTGGTCCCCCGGGGAAAACACCTCTTGATGCGCCTCACCGGCCCCGTGGACGAGGCACCCGGCGCCAGCAAAAGGCCGCGTGCCCTGACCATCCACTCCCACCTGAAAATGGAGGGGAACTGGATGATCTATCCGCCGGGTGGTCGATGGACCAAGCCCGGCCATACGGCACGGTGTGTGCTCCGCACAGCCACGGCTGACGCAGTGGGGTTCTCGCTGGGCATCCTGGAAGTGGTGCCCACCGCCGAGGAAGACAAGATAGTTGGACATCTGGGACCGGACCTGCTCGGCCCTGATTGGAACGAGGACGAGGCTCTGCGGAGGCTGCGGGCCGAGCCGGACGTCACCGTGGGTTTCGCGCTGTTGGACCAGCGGAAACTGGCAGGCATCGGCAACATCTACCGCTGCGAAGCCTGCTACCTCTCCGGCATCCACCCCGCCCTCCCGGTGGGAGAGGTCCCGGACCTCGCCAAGACGGTGAACGACGCCAAGCGTCTCCTGGGCGAAAACCTTGGCCCAGGCCGCCGGACCACTCTGGGCCCACGCGCCTTGAGGCCCGGGTATTGGGTCTACGGCAGGGAACGACAACCGTGCAGGCGCTGTGGCGCCACGGTTCGGCGTGGCCTGTTGGCCGGCCCGGATGGAACCGAGGAACGGGACATCTACTTCTGCCCGAGGTGCCAGCCGGCTCCGTAA
- a CDS encoding DEAD/DEAH box helicase: MQEPQASDGAISRFSQATREWFLGAFSEPTPAQDGAWNAISSGSHALVVAPTGSGKTLAAFLWALDRLHSTPSDTLPGLETVPANGKGRAKRPKTKTRVLYISPLKALGVDVERNLRAPLIGITQTAKRLGLPAPLVTVGVRSGDTTAADRRTLLTNPPDILITTPESLFLMLTSRARETLSEVDTIIIDEVHAVAGTKRGAHLAVSLERLDALLPKPAQRIGLSATVQPRELVAQFLAGQAPVEIVAPPSKKNWNLTVTVPVEDMSDLQGAAGAFDSGPASGLQPQASIWPHVEEQIVDLVLSKQSTIVFANSRRLSERLTARLNEIYAERQLMAVGGSEWAAPASDAGVPASTATPAHMMAQAGSTTGADPVLARAHHGSVSKDQRAMIEDDLKSGRLRCVVATSSLELGIDMGAVDLVIQVESPPSVASGLQRVGRAGHQVGEISEGVLFPKHRADLLHTSVTVERMLSGQIERLSIPTNPLDILAQQTVAATALGSIDVEDWFSTVRRSAPFASLPRSAFEATLDLLAGRYPSDEFAELRPRIIWDRHAGTIEGRPGAQRLAVTSGGTIPDRGLFGVYIIGTEVEGSASPGSADGSEPTASARAAKGGRRVGELDEEMVYESRVGDVFALGATSWKIEDITHDRVLVSPAFGQPGKLPFWKGDSLGRPVDLGRALGAFIRELSAADEAPAMERCQASGLDAFAASNLLQYLREQKEATEIVPSDRTLVVERFHDELGDWRVVLHSPFGMPVHAPWALAVGQRLQQRYGLDGSAMAADDGIVLRVPMMEDEPPGAELFLFDPEELEQIVTAEVGGSALFASRFRECAARALLLPRQNPAKRQPLWQQRQRSAQLLDVARKYPSFPIVLETVRECLQDVYDLPALKDIAASVERRELRIVETTTQQPSPFAKSLLFGYVAQFLYEGDSPLAERRAAALALDSTLLNELLGRVELRELLDAAVIDSTERELQRLAPDRRVRGMEGVADLLRLLGPLSVEEVAERLQGVEPAGTVQQDGTLEQLISADHPDGADHPDGAEHLEEAPPAAPPGTVTDAGSHLAALQKANRALKVTIGGVERFAAVEDSARLRDAIGVPLPMGVPLAFIEPVNDPLGDLVSRYARTHGPFTASEAASRLGLGVAVVNTALKRLAGDGRVVEGEFRPHAVAEPQPMAEGADRELMTLDAPPSSEWCDAEVLRKLRRRSLAALRAEVEPVDTAAYGRFLPAWQNVTAPGKSRSQALRGLDGIITAVDQLSGVPIPASAWEPLVLASRVADYKPAMLDELMAAGELLWSGAGSLPGNDGWISLHVADSAELTLNPSPEFEPGDAQQRLLEHFSAGGGYFFRQLTDVAGGMDSVLSDDAVVSALWDLVWAGRVTGDTFAPVRAMIAGGKTAHRQVAKAPRARAPRLSRLGRSHGTGLLGSPGLTGGRYGSVSGGIAAAPPSAVGRWSALPAPELDPTIHARGTAELLLDRYGVVTRGSVMAENIIGGFGLMYKVLARLEEAGRCRRGYFIEHLGAAQFAVPATVDRLRSFTEDARISKAEPSALALAATDPANPYGAALPWPALSVDAGSGHRPGRKAGALVVMVDGALVLYVERGGKTLLTFNQDEAVLTLAAQALVDVVRRGAVDKLFMEKVNGHDLLQTPIAVALAAAGAYSTPKGLRIRA; encoded by the coding sequence ATGCAGGAGCCGCAGGCGTCGGATGGCGCCATCAGCCGTTTCAGCCAGGCAACCAGGGAATGGTTCCTCGGCGCCTTTTCCGAGCCCACCCCCGCGCAAGACGGGGCGTGGAACGCGATCTCGTCAGGTTCGCATGCCCTGGTAGTCGCTCCTACCGGTTCCGGTAAGACCCTCGCAGCGTTCCTTTGGGCGCTGGATCGGCTGCACTCCACCCCGTCGGACACCCTCCCAGGGCTGGAGACTGTCCCCGCCAACGGCAAGGGCCGCGCCAAACGTCCCAAGACCAAAACCCGCGTCCTGTATATCTCCCCGCTCAAGGCACTCGGGGTGGACGTAGAGCGGAACCTCCGTGCGCCACTGATAGGCATCACCCAGACGGCCAAGCGATTAGGGCTGCCTGCACCGCTTGTGACAGTCGGCGTCCGTTCAGGAGATACGACGGCGGCAGATCGCCGAACGCTGCTGACCAACCCGCCGGACATCCTGATCACCACGCCCGAATCCCTGTTCCTCATGCTGACCTCCCGTGCCCGGGAGACTCTCAGTGAAGTGGACACCATCATCATCGACGAAGTGCACGCCGTTGCGGGTACCAAACGCGGGGCCCACCTGGCCGTTTCCTTGGAGCGCCTGGATGCCTTGCTTCCCAAGCCGGCGCAGAGGATCGGGCTCTCGGCCACCGTGCAGCCGCGTGAATTGGTGGCGCAGTTCCTGGCGGGCCAGGCTCCAGTGGAAATCGTAGCTCCACCATCCAAGAAAAACTGGAACCTCACAGTCACCGTGCCTGTGGAGGACATGTCGGACCTCCAAGGTGCCGCGGGAGCATTCGATTCCGGGCCGGCCTCCGGGTTGCAGCCCCAGGCGTCCATCTGGCCCCATGTGGAGGAACAGATTGTTGATCTTGTCCTGTCCAAGCAATCCACTATTGTCTTCGCAAATTCGCGGCGCCTTTCCGAGCGTCTGACGGCCCGGCTCAACGAAATCTACGCTGAACGGCAATTGATGGCTGTAGGCGGCAGCGAGTGGGCCGCCCCGGCATCGGACGCCGGAGTACCGGCATCCACAGCCACCCCGGCCCACATGATGGCGCAGGCCGGCAGCACCACCGGCGCCGATCCTGTCCTGGCCCGGGCCCACCACGGCTCGGTCTCCAAGGACCAGCGGGCCATGATCGAGGACGACCTCAAATCCGGCAGGCTCCGCTGCGTGGTGGCAACCTCGTCACTGGAACTGGGCATCGATATGGGTGCGGTGGACTTGGTCATCCAGGTGGAGTCTCCTCCGTCAGTGGCCAGTGGCCTCCAGCGTGTGGGGCGTGCCGGCCACCAGGTGGGCGAGATTTCCGAGGGCGTGCTGTTCCCGAAGCACCGGGCGGATCTCCTGCACACGAGTGTCACCGTGGAACGCATGCTGAGCGGGCAAATTGAACGGTTGAGCATCCCCACGAATCCCTTGGACATCCTGGCCCAGCAGACGGTGGCGGCGACTGCCTTGGGGAGCATCGACGTCGAAGACTGGTTCAGCACTGTGCGCCGGTCAGCACCGTTCGCCAGCCTCCCGCGGTCCGCGTTCGAGGCCACACTGGACCTGTTGGCGGGACGCTATCCATCGGACGAATTCGCCGAGCTCCGGCCGCGCATCATCTGGGACCGGCATGCGGGAACCATCGAGGGCAGGCCGGGGGCCCAGCGTCTTGCAGTGACCTCCGGTGGCACCATCCCGGACCGTGGACTGTTCGGCGTGTACATCATCGGCACAGAAGTTGAGGGCTCAGCCTCGCCGGGCAGCGCGGACGGGAGCGAACCAACTGCCTCGGCCCGCGCGGCCAAGGGCGGCCGCCGCGTTGGTGAACTCGATGAAGAAATGGTGTACGAGTCACGGGTGGGCGACGTCTTTGCACTGGGCGCTACCAGTTGGAAAATCGAGGACATCACCCACGACCGCGTCCTGGTCTCCCCGGCCTTCGGCCAACCCGGCAAGCTCCCCTTCTGGAAGGGCGATTCCCTCGGCCGCCCCGTTGACCTCGGCCGGGCGCTCGGCGCCTTCATCCGCGAACTCTCCGCCGCTGACGAGGCTCCCGCCATGGAACGCTGCCAAGCCAGCGGCCTGGACGCCTTCGCGGCAAGCAACCTGCTTCAGTACCTCAGGGAACAGAAGGAAGCCACGGAGATCGTCCCCAGTGACCGAACCTTGGTGGTCGAACGCTTCCATGACGAGCTGGGCGACTGGCGGGTAGTCCTCCACAGCCCCTTTGGCATGCCCGTCCACGCCCCCTGGGCACTCGCCGTGGGGCAACGTCTGCAGCAGCGTTACGGACTGGACGGTTCCGCGATGGCGGCCGACGACGGCATCGTCCTGCGCGTGCCCATGATGGAAGATGAGCCGCCCGGCGCTGAGCTGTTCCTGTTTGACCCGGAGGAACTGGAACAAATCGTCACCGCCGAAGTAGGGGGAAGCGCGCTGTTCGCCTCCCGGTTCCGCGAGTGCGCGGCCCGGGCGCTGCTACTGCCGCGCCAAAACCCCGCCAAGCGCCAGCCGCTGTGGCAGCAACGGCAACGCTCGGCCCAGTTGCTGGACGTCGCCAGGAAGTATCCTTCGTTCCCCATCGTGCTCGAAACGGTGCGCGAATGCTTGCAAGATGTTTACGATCTGCCCGCACTCAAAGACATTGCGGCCTCTGTGGAGCGTCGTGAACTCAGGATCGTGGAGACCACCACGCAGCAGCCGTCCCCCTTCGCCAAGTCGCTGCTCTTCGGCTATGTGGCCCAGTTCCTGTACGAGGGCGACTCCCCCTTGGCGGAACGCCGGGCCGCTGCCCTGGCGTTGGACTCCACTCTCCTCAACGAACTCCTGGGGCGTGTGGAACTGCGCGAGCTCCTGGATGCGGCAGTTATCGACTCCACGGAAAGGGAACTGCAGCGGCTGGCCCCTGACAGGCGCGTGCGTGGGATGGAGGGCGTGGCTGACCTGCTGCGGTTGTTGGGTCCGCTCAGCGTTGAAGAAGTGGCGGAACGGCTTCAAGGCGTGGAGCCAGCTGGAACAGTGCAGCAGGATGGAACGCTGGAGCAGCTTATCAGCGCAGATCATCCGGACGGCGCAGATCATCCGGACGGCGCCGAACACCTGGAGGAAGCTCCGCCGGCCGCGCCACCGGGCACCGTCACCGACGCCGGATCCCACCTCGCTGCCCTGCAGAAAGCCAACCGTGCGCTTAAGGTGACCATCGGCGGCGTCGAACGCTTCGCTGCGGTGGAGGATTCCGCAAGACTCCGCGACGCAATCGGCGTTCCCTTGCCGATGGGTGTTCCTTTGGCGTTCATTGAGCCGGTCAATGATCCTTTGGGTGACCTCGTCTCCCGTTATGCACGCACACACGGACCGTTCACGGCGTCGGAAGCAGCCTCAAGGTTGGGACTCGGTGTAGCGGTGGTCAATACGGCCCTGAAACGCCTGGCCGGGGACGGCCGGGTGGTGGAGGGAGAGTTCCGTCCACACGCTGTGGCCGAACCCCAGCCCATGGCGGAAGGAGCAGATCGCGAGCTCATGACCCTGGACGCCCCGCCGTCCAGCGAGTGGTGCGATGCCGAAGTTCTGCGCAAGCTGCGCCGCCGTTCCCTTGCTGCCCTCCGCGCCGAAGTGGAGCCCGTGGACACCGCCGCTTACGGGCGGTTCCTGCCGGCCTGGCAAAACGTCACCGCCCCGGGGAAGTCGCGGAGCCAGGCGTTGCGCGGACTGGACGGCATCATCACTGCCGTAGACCAGCTGTCAGGCGTACCTATCCCCGCCTCAGCCTGGGAGCCTTTGGTACTGGCGAGCCGGGTGGCAGACTACAAACCCGCCATGCTGGACGAACTGATGGCCGCGGGCGAACTCCTCTGGTCCGGGGCGGGCTCGCTGCCCGGAAATGACGGCTGGATCAGCCTCCACGTGGCCGATTCCGCCGAGCTGACCCTCAACCCCTCCCCCGAGTTCGAACCCGGAGACGCACAACAGCGGCTCCTGGAGCACTTCAGCGCAGGCGGTGGCTACTTCTTCCGGCAACTCACTGACGTGGCAGGCGGCATGGATTCGGTGTTGAGCGACGACGCCGTGGTCTCTGCGCTGTGGGACCTGGTCTGGGCCGGCCGGGTGACAGGAGATACTTTTGCCCCGGTGCGCGCCATGATCGCCGGCGGCAAAACCGCACACCGGCAGGTGGCCAAGGCCCCGAGGGCGCGGGCTCCCCGCCTCAGCAGGCTGGGGCGCTCGCACGGGACCGGTCTGCTGGGCTCGCCCGGGCTTACCGGCGGTCGTTACGGCTCGGTATCAGGCGGAATTGCTGCTGCACCGCCGTCTGCTGTGGGCCGCTGGTCGGCCCTGCCTGCCCCGGAATTGGATCCCACCATCCATGCCCGCGGCACGGCCGAACTGCTGTTGGACAGGTACGGCGTGGTGACCCGCGGTTCAGTCATGGCGGAGAACATCATTGGCGGCTTCGGGCTCATGTACAAAGTGCTTGCCCGGTTGGAGGAGGCAGGCCGGTGCCGCCGCGGGTACTTTATCGAGCATTTGGGTGCTGCCCAGTTCGCAGTCCCGGCAACGGTGGACCGGCTGAGGTCCTTCACAGAGGATGCCCGCATTTCCAAGGCAGAACCGTCGGCTTTGGCCTTGGCCGCGACGGATCCGGCCAACCCGTACGGCGCCGCCCTTCCGTGGCCTGCCTTGTCAGTCGACGCCGGGTCCGGGCACCGTCCGGGACGGAAGGCCGGAGCGCTCGTGGTGATGGTCGACGGCGCGTTGGTCCTTTACGTGGAACGCGGCGGCAAGACACTGCTCACCTTCAATCAAGACGAGGCCGTGCTGACACTTGCGGCCCAGGCGTTGGTGGATGTGGTGCGCCGCGGTGCCGTGGACAAGCTTTTCATGGAGAAGGTCAACGGCCACGACCTTCTCCAAACCCCCATTGCCGTAGCCCTGGCAGCAGCCGGTGCCTACTCCACTCCGAAGGGACTCCGGATCCGTGCCTGA
- a CDS encoding DUF4232 domain-containing protein gives MWTQRIKTGLVTTTAAASLLLLAACGPSPSPAGTSSAPPTSSTPSASSTPSSPSATATTTPSPSPTATSAAPADATLCKAASLTAATDSTGGGAAGSIYEKLILTNSGTTPCVLEGFAGVSLTADASGEPIGEPATRETTTPVTKIELAPGKSAWAEIRYTQAGNYGDCTKVPAAGFRIYPPNDTASLFVAEPHDACSNAGIKLLTITAFQAV, from the coding sequence ATGTGGACTCAGCGCATCAAAACCGGACTTGTCACGACGACGGCAGCCGCTTCATTGCTGCTCCTGGCGGCTTGCGGGCCAAGCCCCAGCCCGGCGGGAACCAGCAGTGCCCCGCCCACTTCTTCAACTCCGTCGGCCTCGTCGACACCCAGCTCACCATCGGCGACGGCCACGACGACGCCCTCCCCATCGCCGACCGCCACGTCCGCCGCGCCAGCAGACGCCACCCTGTGCAAAGCGGCGTCGCTGACGGCGGCTACCGATTCAACCGGCGGCGGAGCAGCAGGCAGCATCTACGAAAAGCTGATCCTGACGAACTCCGGCACAACCCCCTGTGTCCTCGAAGGCTTCGCCGGCGTCTCACTGACAGCCGATGCCAGCGGCGAACCGATCGGCGAACCGGCAACCCGCGAGACCACCACTCCGGTCACCAAGATCGAACTGGCCCCGGGCAAGTCTGCGTGGGCTGAAATCCGCTACACGCAGGCCGGCAACTACGGCGACTGCACCAAGGTCCCTGCCGCCGGCTTCCGGATCTACCCGCCAAACGACACAGCATCGCTGTTCGTCGCAGAGCCCCACGACGCCTGCAGCAATGCCGGCATCAAACTCCTGACCATTACCGCGTTCCAAGCAGTCTGA
- a CDS encoding YcnI family protein — protein MNKSALRRTLSATAVAGGTAALMMAGIAGASAHVSVDPNKTAANSYALLTFGVPHGCGTSGTTKVAINLPEELTDATPTVNANWTVEKVTENLTEPRKLADGTSITKRTSQIVYTAKAPLDPHMRDALVLSVKLPDAAGKTIYFPTYQTCETGNTDWIEIPKDGQSEDDLKSPAPAISITPAAAEGDHHAATAVSTEQASAVTSDDGSQARSWAGLVAGIAGLGLGGAAFFRSRAAKPAVAKADSSK, from the coding sequence ATGAACAAGTCCGCCCTCCGCCGCACCCTTTCCGCTACCGCCGTCGCCGGTGGAACAGCCGCCCTGATGATGGCCGGTATCGCCGGTGCCTCTGCGCACGTTTCCGTCGACCCCAACAAAACTGCAGCGAACTCCTACGCGCTGCTGACGTTCGGTGTCCCCCACGGGTGTGGCACGTCCGGCACCACCAAAGTGGCCATCAACCTTCCCGAAGAACTGACCGACGCGACGCCCACCGTCAACGCGAACTGGACAGTTGAAAAGGTTACGGAAAACCTCACTGAGCCCAGGAAGCTGGCAGACGGAACGTCCATCACCAAGCGCACCAGCCAGATTGTCTACACAGCCAAGGCACCGCTGGATCCGCACATGCGCGATGCCCTGGTTCTGTCGGTCAAGCTGCCCGACGCTGCCGGCAAGACGATCTATTTCCCCACCTACCAGACCTGCGAGACGGGCAACACGGACTGGATTGAGATCCCCAAGGATGGCCAGAGCGAAGACGACCTGAAGTCGCCCGCACCGGCCATCTCCATCACCCCTGCTGCCGCGGAAGGTGACCACCACGCGGCAACCGCCGTCTCCACCGAGCAGGCTTCCGCAGTGACCTCGGACGACGGTTCGCAGGCACGCAGTTGGGCCGGCCTGGTCGCCGGCATCGCTGGTTTGGGCCTGGGCGGTGCTGCCTTCTTCCGCAGCCGCGCTGCCAAGCCTGCGGTGGCCAAGGCTGATTCCTCCAAGTAG
- a CDS encoding SRPBCC family protein, which translates to MAGTTKRTSKSSDYEFVTVWRVAGSREEVVDILGDAAALKQWWPSVYLTVTPVADGGPDGVGASFDLHTKGWLPYTLRWRLTVTEPVTLDGFALTAQGDLNGTGRWTFETDGPEVVITYDWRVSAAKPLLRWLSWLLKPAFSANHHWAMARGEESLKLELRRRRSTSIAKVPQPPQATFVRRARG; encoded by the coding sequence ATGGCCGGGACCACCAAAAGAACCAGCAAAAGCAGTGACTACGAGTTCGTTACTGTGTGGCGTGTGGCGGGATCCCGCGAGGAAGTGGTGGACATCCTCGGTGATGCCGCGGCGCTCAAGCAATGGTGGCCGTCCGTCTATCTCACGGTCACTCCCGTCGCCGACGGCGGACCTGACGGCGTTGGCGCCAGCTTCGACCTCCACACCAAGGGCTGGCTCCCGTACACCCTGCGTTGGCGGCTGACCGTCACTGAACCGGTGACCCTCGACGGCTTCGCCCTCACGGCACAAGGCGACCTTAACGGAACAGGCCGCTGGACGTTCGAAACCGACGGTCCGGAAGTGGTCATCACCTACGACTGGCGGGTCAGCGCAGCCAAGCCACTGCTCCGTTGGCTGAGCTGGCTTCTCAAACCCGCATTCTCGGCCAACCATCACTGGGCCATGGCGCGCGGCGAGGAAAGCCTCAAACTGGAACTCCGCCGTCGTCGTTCCACGTCGATAGCGAAAGTGCCTCAGCCCCCACAAGCAACCTTCGTCCGGCGGGCGAGGGGTTAG